One Calditrichota bacterium genomic window, CAAAAATTCATCTTCCGGCAGCGCGCCCGGCGGACGCACCACAGCGCCCTGGCTCGTTTTATTGGGGAAGCCGGTCTTCACCAAACCCAGTGTCAACAGCCCGGTCGCCGTTGACCAGATGAATCTTCTCCGGCTCAAATCCGTCTTCTGGCGCGCAAAACGAAAATTCATTTTGTAAGAAATCGCCTGCTCCGGGCAAACCTGAATGCAAGACATGCATTCAATGCATTCGATGGCATTCGCTGATTGGAAATCATCGTCAATGGCGTCCATTTTGCAAGAGATCTGGCATCTCCCGCATTTGGTACAGAACTTTTGATCAATGGAAATTCCTTTTGTCAAACGAAACGAAGAGACGAAGCCGAACATCGCCCCCAGAGGGCACAAGTAGCGACACCAGAATCGTTTAGCAAAACGGTTCAAAAGCAAAATTCCCAGAAAAATCAATCCGAAAATGACGCTCTGCTGAAAGAACAACGGCTCCAGCGGCAAAATACTGTTGCGCAAAAAATCATAAACTGAAAAAAGCGGATCCTGAAAAATGCCGAACTGCAGCAACAAATTCATCGTCCCGTCGACAAAAAAAACGGCGATGGGATATAATGATGTTGTTGCCACCCGGGTCATAATCACAATGGGATCGAAAAACCAGATGAATTGAAAAGAGAAAATCGCCGCAACTAAAATGGCGAGCAGGATGGAAAATTTCCACAAACGAAATTTTCGAACTTTTTTGGAATCGGAACGCCGAAGTTTGCCTAACAGCCGATCCATCAAATCGATGGTCGTTCCCAGCGGGCACATCCAGCCACAAAAATATCTGCCCAGAAAAAATGACAGCGCCAAAACAATCAACCCAAAAATTAGCGTCGCCACGAACGCCCGCGTCGCGATCATGGTGATCACCGCCACCAGCGGGCTTATGCGCAGAAAAATTTCAGCCGGAACCCCGCCTTCGTAAGGATAAGTGGCATGAAAAA contains:
- a CDS encoding 4Fe-4S binding protein, translating into MERLRRISQILFLIFFLYLFFHATYPYEGGVPAEIFLRISPLVAVITMIATRAFVATLIFGLIVLALSFFLGRYFCGWMCPLGTTIDLMDRLLGKLRRSDSKKVRKFRLWKFSILLAILVAAIFSFQFIWFFDPIVIMTRVATTSLYPIAVFFVDGTMNLLLQFGIFQDPLFSVYDFLRNSILPLEPLFFQQSVIFGLIFLGILLLNRFAKRFWCRYLCPLGAMFGFVSSFRLTKGISIDQKFCTKCGRCQISCKMDAIDDDFQSANAIECIECMSCIQVCPEQAISYKMNFRFARQKTDLSRRRFIWSTATGLLTLGLVKTGFPNKTSQGAVVRPPGALPEDEFLDRCVRCQECVKICSTTGKALQPAFLESGWEGIWTPMVNARHGYCEYNCILCGQVCPSGAIHPLELEIKKKLKMGLAYFDRNRCIPWYRNEDCLVCEEHCPLPDKAIKFDVREVRAQDGSTRVVKFPYVDESLCIGCGICVTKCPVTGPAGIFLTNAQEQRWGEMDESDGIYPENF